From one Pempheris klunzingeri isolate RE-2024b chromosome 9, fPemKlu1.hap1, whole genome shotgun sequence genomic stretch:
- the LOC139207636 gene encoding protocadherin alpha-3-like yields the protein MEQRGYGRRTARGHLFGCVFAVFLWSVASAQIRYSISEEVNEGTVVGNIAKDLGLDKSTLSDRKYRVVSSNADPLFHVNQNDGILYVSRKIDREEVCPQSSTCLIHLKTVLENPLEVHYVEVEVLDINDHAPSFPENEKRLEISESVLPGARFQLKPARDPDSGTFSVQRYKLSQNDHFRLEVRDKGEDGKIPILVLQKSLDREAAESNSLVLTALDGGKPPKTGEMNIIVKVLDVNDNTPVFTEDVYSVTLSENAPVGTTVVQVNATDLDEDQNGEVYYSFGNSVSNKLFKLFDINPSTGEITVKSLIDYEQKDKYEIEIEASDKGLAPLTREKSVIIKIVDVNDNAPDIEVTSFSNFIPEDSRPGTTVALISVNDLDSGLNGKVICSLSEDVPFTLSPSLKDKMYSLVTKSPLDREKQSHYELTITAKDAGQPPLSSEKTISVVVSDVNDNSPEFSLSPYTFYVTEGNNPGASVFSVKAFDRDESDNALISYHILRDGSQENKLTSFLNINSENGDILALKSFDFETLKTFQFQVVASDSGTPSLSSNVTVNVFILDQNDNAPVILYPVSSNGSAEGVEEIPRNVNAGHLVTKVRAYDADIGYNGWLLFSLQEVTDHSLFALDRYTGQIRTLRSFTETDEAEHKLLILVKDNGNVSLSATATVIVKLVEPKEAFAASDVKSAAKDDEENNVTFYLMITLGSVSVLFLISIIVLIAMQCSKTTDYTSKYLQETNYDGTLCHSIQYRSGDKRYMLVGPRMSIGSTIVPGSNANTLVLPDRRRASGEIVVDILRSFAV from the exons ATGGAACAAAGAGGATACGGGAGACGAACGGCGCGAGGACATTTGTTCGGCTGCGTGTTTGCGGTGTTTCTGTGGAGCGTGGCCTCGGCGCAGATAAGATATTCAATCTCGGAGGAGGTTAACGAAGGAACTGTGGTTGGAAACATAGCAAAAGATCTGGGACTGGATAAAAGCACACTGAGTGACAGGAAGTATCGGGTTGTTTCTAGTAACGCGGATCCGCTTTTCCATGTGAATCAAAACGATGGTATCCTGTATGTGAGCAGGAAGATTGACAGAGAAGAGGTGTGCCCGCAGAGCAGTACGTGTTTGATACATCTGAAAACCGTGCTGGAAAACCCGCTGGAGGTTCATTATGTTGAGGTAGAGGTGCTGGATATAAATGATCATGCACCCAGTTTCccagaaaatgagaaaaggttGGAAATTTCTGAGTCTGTTTTGCCTGGAGCACGATTTCAGCTAAAACCTGCACGGGATCCAGACAGCGGTACCTTCTCCGTACAGCGATATAAACTCAGTCAGAACGATCACTTCCGATTGGAAGTCAGGGATAAAGGGGAAGATGGTAAAATACCAATACTGGTTTTGCAAAAATCTTTGGATAGGGAGGCAGCGGAAAGTAACTCATTAGTGCTGACAGCTCTGGATGGAGGTAAACCTCCGAAAACTGGCGAGATGAATATTATAGTAAAAGTTTTGGATGTTAATGATAACACACCTGTTTTCACTGAGGATGTTTACTCCGTTACACTCTCTGAAAATGCTCCAGTAGGCACCACTGTCGTACAGGTGAATGCTACTGATTTGGATGAAGATCAGAATGGAGAGGTTTATTACTCATTTGGTAACAGTGTAAGTAATAAGTTATTTAAGCTTTTTGATATAAATCCATCAACAGGTGAGATAACTGTTAAAAGTCTTATAGACTACGAGCAAAAGGACAAgtatgaaattgaaattgaagcATCAGATAAAGGTCTTGCTCCTCTTACAAGAGAAAAAAGTGTCATTATTAAGATAGTTGATGTGAATGATAATGCTCCAGACATTGAAGTTACGTCATTTTCAAACTTCATCCCTGAAGATTCCAGACCAGGAACCACAGTTGCTCTAATCAGTGTGAATGACTTGGACTCTGGTCTCAATGGAAAAGTTATTTGTTCTCTAAGTGAAGATGTTCCGTTTACTTTATCACCATccttaaaagacaaaatgtattcattagtCACTAAATCTcctctggacagagagaaacagtcaCATTATGAGCTGACAATAACTGCTAAAGACGCTGGTCAACCTCCATTATCATCTGAAAAGACAATAAGTGTTGTGGTGTCagatgtgaatgacaacagTCCAGAGTTTTCACTGAGTCCCTATACTTTCTATGTCACAGAGGGAAACAATCCAGgagcctctgtgttttctgttaaagcTTTTGATCGTGATGAGAGCGACAATGCTCTTATTTCCTATCATATTCTCAGAGATGGAAGCCAAGAGAATAAATTGACttcatttctcaacataaacaGTGAAAACGGAGACATTTTGGCCCTAAaaagttttgactttgagaCCCTGAAAACGTTCCAGTTCCAAGTTGTTGCCTCAGATTCTGGAACTCCGTCGCTGAGCAGCAACGTCACAGTGAACGTGTTCATTCTGGATCAGAACGACAACGCTCCAGTCATCCTATATCCAGTCAGCTCCAACGGTtctgctgaaggtgtggaggagaTTCCCCGCAATGTGAACGCAGGACACTTGGTGACTAAAGTCAGAGCCTATGACGCTGATATAGGATATAACGGCTGGttactgttttcactgcaggaagTTACTGACCACAGTCTCTTTGCTTTGGACCGCTATACAGGACAGATCAGAACACTTCGCTcgttcacagagacagacgaggcTGAGCATAAACTGCTCATACTGGTCAAAGACAACGGGAACGTTTCACTGTCAGCAACAGCTACTGTCATTGTCAAACTGGTGGAGCCCAAAGAGGCTTTTGCAGCTTCTGACGTTAAAAGTGCAGCAAAAGATGACGAGGAGAATAATGTGACTTTTTACCTGATGATAACTTTGGGCTCagtttctgtactttttctcaTCAGCATCATCGTGCTGATTGCAATGCAGTGCTCCAAAACCACAGACTATACTTCTAAATATCTCCAGGAGACTAACTATGACGGGACACTGTGTCACAGCATCCAGTACAGATCTGGAGACAAACGGTACATGTTAGTGGGACCCAGGATGAGTATAGGATCTACTATAGTCCCTGGCAGCAATGCCAATACACTAGTGCTCCCTGACAGGAGGAGAGCTTCTGGAGAG attgttgttgacattttgagaagcTTTGCTGTATAG
- the LOC139207637 gene encoding protocadherin alpha-8-like: MEQRGYGRRTARGHLFGCVFAVFLWSVASAQIRYSISEEVNEGTVVGNIAKDLGLDKSTLSDRKYRVVSSNADPLFYVNQNDGILYVSRKIDREEVCPQSSTCLIHLKTVLENPLEVHYVEVEVLDINDHAPSFPDKEKTLEIFESVLPGVRVPLQPARDPDGGPFSVQQYKLSPNDHFRLEVKDKGEDGKIPFLIVQKSLDREAARSHSLVLTALDGGKPPKSGEMNIIVNVLDINDNAPVFSKDVYSAMLNENAPVGTTVIQVNASDLDEGQNGEVVYSFSSIVNRRLLNLFDIHPMTGEILVKGLIDYEEKDRYEIEIEASDKGLAPLATQKSIIIKIVDVNDNAPEIEVTSFSNFIPEDSRPGTTVALISVNDLDSGLNGKVICSLSEDVPFTLSPSLKDTMYSLVTKSPLDREKQSHYDLTITAKDAGQPPLSSEKTISVVVSDVNDNSPEFSLSPYTFYVTEGNNPGAFVFSVKAFDRDESDNALISYHILRDGSQENKLTSFLNINSENGDILALKSFDFETLKTFQFQVVASDSGTPSLSSNVTVNVFILDQNNNAPVILYPVSSNGSAEGVEEIPRNVNAGHLVTKVRAYDADIGYNGWLLFSLQEVTDHSLFALDRYTGQIRTLRSFTETDEAEHKLLILVKDNGNVSLSATAIVIVKLVEPKEAFAASDVKSAAKDDEENNVTFYLMITLGSVSVLFLISIIVLIAMQCSKTTDYTSKYLQETNYDGTLCHSIQYRSGDKRYMLVGPRMSIGSTIVPGSNANTLVLPDRRRASGEIS, encoded by the exons ATGGAACAAAGAGGATACGGGAGACGAACGGCGCGAGGACATTTGTTCGGCTGCGTGTTTGCGGTGTTTCTGTGGAGCGTGGCCTCGGCGCAGATAAGATATTCAATCTCGGAGGAGGTTAACGAAGGAACTGTGGTTGGAAACATAGCAAAAGATCTGGGACTGGATAAAAGCACACTGAGTGACAGGAAGTATCGGGTTGTTTCTAGTAACGCGGATCCGCTTTTCTATGTAAATCAAAACGATGGTATCCTGTATGTGAGCAGGAAGATTGACAGAGAAGAGGTGTGCCCGCAGAGCAGTACGTGTTTGATACATCTGAAAACCGTGCTGGAAAACCCGCTGGAGGTTCATTATGTTGAGGTAGAGGTGCTGGATATAAATGATCATGCTCCCAGTTTCCCGGATAAAGAGAAAACGTTGGAGATTTTCGAATCAGTGTTACCTGGAGTTCGTGTTCCGCTACAACCTGCACGAGACCCAGACGGTGGTCCTTTCTCTGTTCAGCAGTATAAACTCAGCCCCAATGACCACTTCCGTTTGGAAGTTAAAGATAAGGGAGAAGATGGTAAAATACCTTTTTTAATTGTGCAGAAATCGTTGGATAGGGAGGCAGCGAGAAGTCACTCATTAGTGCTGACAGCTCTGGATGGAGGGAAACCTCCGAAATCTGGTGAAATGAATATTATAGTTAATGTTTTGGATATTAATGATAATGCTCCTGTTTTTTCTAAGGATGTTTATTCTGCAATGCTCAATGAAAATGCTCCAGTTGGTACAACAGTCATACAAGTGAATGCATCTGATTTAGATGAAGGCCAAAACGGAGAAGTAGTGTATTCATTCAGCAGTATTGTAAATCGTAGGTTATTGAACCTTTTTGATATTCATCCAATGACAGGTGAAATACTCGTGAAAGGATTAATAGACTATGAAGAGAAGGACAGATATGAGATTGAAATTGAAGCATCAGATAAAGGTCTGGCTCCACTGGCTACACAGAAAAGCATCATTATTAAGATAGTTGATGTGAATGATAATGCTCCAGAGATTGAAGTTacctcattttcaaacttcatCCCTGAAGATTCCAGACCAGGAACCACAGTTGCTCTAATCAGTGTGAATGACTTGGACTCTGGTCTCAATGGAAAAGTTATTTGTTCTTTAAGTGAAGATGTTCCGTTTACTTTATCACCATCCTTAAAAGACACAATGTATTCATTAGTCACTAAATCTcctctggacagagagaaacagtcaCATTATGACCTGACAATAACTGCTAAAGACGCTGGTCAACCTCCATTATCATCTGAAAAGACAATAAGTGTTGTGGTGTCagatgtgaatgacaacagTCCAGAGTTTTCACTGAGTCCCTATACTTTCTATGTCACAGAGGGAAACAATCCAGGagcctttgtgttttctgttaaagcTTTTGATCGTGATGAGAGCGACAATGCTCTTATTTCCTATCATATTCTCAGAGATGGAAGCCAAGAGAATAAACTGACttcatttctcaacataaacaGTGAAAACGGAGACATTTTGGCCCTAAaaagttttgactttgagaCTCTGAAAACATTCCAGTTCCAAGTTGTTGCCTCAGATTCTGGAACTCCGTCGCTGAGCAGCAACGTCACAGTGAACGTGTTCATTCTGGATCAGAACAACAACGCTCCAGTCATCCTGTATCCAGTCAGCTCCAACGGTtctgctgaaggtgtggaggagaTTCCCCGCAATGTGAACGCAGGACACTTGGTGACTAAAGTCAGAGCCTATGACGCTGATATAGGATATAACGGCTGGttactgttttcactgcaggaagTTACTGACCACAGTCTCTTTGCTTTGGACCGCTATACAGGACAGATCAGAACACTTCGCTcgttcacagagacagacgaggcTGAGCATAAACTGCTCATACTGGTCAAAGACAACGGGAACGTTTCACTGTCAGCAACAGCTATTGTCATTGTCAAACTGGTGGAGCCCAAAGAGGCTTTTGCAGCTTCTGACGTTAAAAGTGCAGCAAAAGATGATGAGGAGAATAATGTGACTTTTTACCTGATGATAACTTTGGGCTCagtttctgtactttttctcaTCAGCATCATCGTGCTGATTGCAATGCAGTGCTCCAAAACCACAGACTATACTTCTAAATATCTCCAGGAGACTAACTATGACGGAACACTGTGTCACAGCATCCAGTACAGATCTGGAGACAAACGGTACATGTTAGTGGGACCCAGGATGAGTATAGGATCTACTATAGTCCCTGGCAGCAACGCCAATACACTAGTGCTCCCTGACAGGAGGAGAGCTTCTGGAGAG ATCAGCTAA
- the LOC139207639 gene encoding protocadherin alpha-8-like, translating to MEKRGCEERGARGRWIGCMLAVLLWSVASAQIRYSVSEEVNDGTVVGNIAKDLGLDKSTLKDRKYRIVSSAKEPLFRVDQNDGILYVSRKIDREEVCERSSTCLINLKTVLENPLEVHYVGVEVLDINDHAPTFPEEEKMLEISESVLPGARIPLEAARDPDGGPFSIQQYKLSPNDHFRLEVKDMGEDGKIPVLIVQKSLDREAAESHSLVLTALDGGKPPKSGEMNIIVNVLDVNDNAPVFSKNVYSVMLDENAPVGTTVIQVNASDLDEGPNGEVVYSFSNSVNRKFLKLFEINPSTGEITVKSLIDYEEKDKYEIEVEASDKGLAPLATQKSIIIKIVDVNDNAPEIEVTSFSNFIPEDSRPGTTVALISVNDLDSGLNGKVICALNEGAHFALSPSLQDKMYSLVTKSPLDREKQSHYELTITAKDAGQPPLSSEKTISVVVSDVNDNSPEFSLSPYTFYVTEGNNPGASVFSVKAFDRDESDNALISYHILRDGSQENKLTSFLNINSENGDILALKSFDFETLKTFQFQVVASDSGTPSLSSNVTVNVFILDQNDNAPVILYPVSSNGSAEGVEEIPRNVNAGHLVTKVRAYDADIGYNGWLLFSLQEVTDHSLFALDRYTGQIRTLRSFTETDEAEHKLLILVKDNGNVSLSATATVIVKLVEPKEAFAASDVKSAAKDDEENNVTFYLMITLGSVSVLFLISIIVLIAMQCSKTTDYTSKYLQETNYDGTLCHSIQYRSGDKRYMLVGPRMSIGSTIVPGSNANTLVLPDRRRASGEIVVDILRSFAV from the exons atggaAAAAAGAGGATGCGAGGAAAGAGGGGCGAGAGGACGGTGGATCGGCTGCATGCTTGCTGTGCTTTTGTGGAGCGTAGCCTCGGCGCAGATAAGGTACTCTGTCTCAGAGGAAGTTAACGACGGGACTGTGGTCGGGAATATAGCAAAGGATTTGGGACTGGATAAGAGCACGTTGAAAGACAGGAAGTATCGGATCGTTTCTAGTGCTAAGGAACCTCTTTTCCGTGTAGATCAGAATGACGGCATCCTGTATGTGAGCCGGAAGATCGACAGAGAGGAAGTATGCGAGCGAAGCAGTACCTGTTTGATAAATCTGAAAACCGTGCTAGAAAACCCTCTGGAGGTTCATTATGTTGGAGTGGAAGTGCTGGATATAAATGATCATGCTCCCACTTTCCCggaggaagagaaaatgttAGAGATATCAGAATCAGTGTTACCGGGAGCACGTATTCCCTTAGAAGCCGCACGAGACCCAGACGGTGGTCCTTTCTCCATTCAGCAGTATAAACTCAGCCCCAATGACCACTTCCGTTTGGAAGTTAAAGATATGGGAGAAGATGGTAAAATACCAGTATTAATTGTGCAGAAATCACTGGATAGGGAGGCAGCTGAAAGTCACTCATTAGTGCTGACAGCTCTGGATGGAGGGAAACCTCCGAAATCGGGCGAGATGAATATTATAGTTAATGTTTTGGATGTTAATGATAATGCTCctgttttcagtaaaaatgtttattctgtGATGCTGGATGAAAATGCTCCAGTTGGTACAACAGTCATTCAAGTGAATGCAAGTGATTTAGATGAAGGCCCAAATGGAGAAGTAGTTTACTCATTCAGCAACAGTGTAAATCGTAAATTCTTAAAGCTTTTTGAAATAAACCCATCAACAGGGGAGATAACTGTGAAAAGTTTAATAGACTATGAAGAGAAGGACAAATATGAGATTGAAGTTGAAGCATCAGATAAAGGTCTGGCTCCACTGGCTACACAGAAAAGCATCATTATTAAGATAGTTGACGTGAATGATAATGCTCCAGAGATTGAAGTTacctcattttcaaacttcatCCCTGAAGATTCCAGACCAGGAACCACAGTTGCTCTAATCAGTGTGAATGACTTGGACTCTGGTCTCAATGGAAAAGTTATTTGTGCTTTAAATGAGGGTGCGCACTTTGCTTTATCACCATCCTTACAagacaaaatgtattcattagtCACTAAATCTcctctggacagagagaaacagtcaCATTATGAGCTGACAATAACTGCTAAAGACGCTGGTCAACCTCCATTATCATCTGAAAAGACAATAAGTGTTGTGGTGTCagatgtgaatgacaacagTCCAGAGTTTTCACTGAGTCCCTATACTTTCTATGTCACAGAGGGAAACAATCCAGgagcctctgtgttttctgttaaagcTTTTGATCGTGATGAGAGCGACAATGCTCTTATTTCCTATCATATTCTCAGAGATGGAAGCCAAGAGAATAAATTGACttcatttctcaacataaacaGTGAAAACGGAGACATTTTGGCCCTAAaaagttttgactttgagaCCCTGAAAACGTTCCAGTTCCAAGTTGTTGCCTCAGATTCTGGAACTCCGTCGCTGAGCAGCAACGTCACAGTGAACGTGTTCATTCTGGATCAGAACGACAACGCTCCAGTCATCCTATATCCAGTCAGCTCCAACGGTtctgctgaaggtgtggaggagaTTCCCCGCAATGTGAACGCAGGACACTTGGTGACTAAAGTCAGAGCCTATGACGCTGATATAGGATATAACGGCTGGttactgttttcactgcaggaagTTACTGACCACAGTCTCTTTGCTTTGGACCGCTATACAGGACAGATCAGAACACTTCGCTcgttcacagagacagacgaggcTGAGCATAAACTGCTCATACTGGTCAAAGACAACGGGAACGTTTCACTGTCAGCAACAGCTACTGTCATTGTCAAACTGGTGGAGCCCAAAGAGGCTTTTGCAGCTTCTGACGTTAAAAGTGCAGCAAAAGATGACGAGGAGAATAATGTGACTTTTTACCTGATGATAACTTTGGGCTCagtttctgtactttttctcaTCAGCATCATCGTGCTGATTGCAATGCAGTGCTCCAAAACCACAGACTATACTTCTAAATATCTCCAGGAGACTAACTATGACGGGACACTGTGTCACAGCATCCAGTACAGATCTGGAGACAAACGGTACATGTTAGTGGGACCCAGGATGAGTATAGGATCTACTATAGTCCCTGGCAGCAATGCCAATACACTAGTGCTCCCTGACAGGAGGAGAGCTTCTGGAGAG attgttgttgacattttgagaagcTTTGCTGTATAG
- the LOC139207641 gene encoding protocadherin alpha-8-like, with translation MEKRGCEERGARGRWIGCMLAVLLWSVASAQIRYSVSEEVNDGTVVGNIAKDLGLDKSTLKDRKYRIVSSAKEPLFRVDQNDGILYVSRKIDREEVCERSSTCLINLKTVLENPLEVHYVGVEVLDINDHAPTFPEEEKMLEISESVLPGARIPLEAARDPDGGPFSIQQYKLSPNDHFRLEVKDMGEDGKIPVLIVQKSLDREAAESHSLVLTALDGGKPPKSGEMNIIVNVLDVNDNAPVFSKNVYSVMLDENAPVGTTVIQVNASDLDEGPNGEVVYSFSNSVNRKFLKLFEINPSTGEITVKSLIDYEEKDKYEIEVEASDKGLAPLATQKSIIIKIVDVNDNAPEIEVTSFSNFIPEDSRPGTTVALISVNDLDSGLNGKVICALNEGAHFALSPSLQDKMYSLVTKSPLDREKQSHYELTITAKDAGQPPLSSEKTISVVVSDVNDNSPEFSLSPYTFYVTEGNNPGASVFSVKAFDRDESDNALISYHILRDGSQENKLTSFLNINSENGDILALKSFDFETLKTFQFQVVASDSGTPSLSSNVTVNVFILDQNDNAPVILYPSSSNGSAEGVEEIPRNVNAGHLVTKVRAYDADIGYNGWLLFSLQEVTDHSLFALDRYTGQIRTLRSFTETDEAEHKLLILVKDNGNVSLSATATVIVKLVEPKEAFAASDVKSAAKDDEENNVTFYLMITLGSVSVLFLISIIVLIAMQCSKTTDYTSKYLQETNYDGTLCHSIQYRSGDKRYMLVGPRMSIGSTIVPGSNANTLVLPDRRRASAENSGLKG, from the exons atggaAAAAAGAGGATGCGAGGAAAGAGGGGCGAGAGGACGGTGGATCGGCTGCATGCTTGCTGTGCTTTTGTGGAGCGTAGCCTCGGCGCAGATAAGGTACTCTGTCTCAGAGGAAGTTAACGACGGGACTGTGGTCGGGAATATAGCAAAGGATTTGGGACTGGATAAGAGCACGTTGAAAGACAGGAAGTATCGGATCGTTTCTAGTGCTAAGGAACCTCTTTTCCGTGTAGATCAGAATGACGGCATCCTGTATGTGAGCCGGAAGATCGACAGAGAGGAAGTATGCGAGCGAAGCAGTACCTGTTTGATAAATCTGAAAACCGTGCTAGAAAACCCTCTGGAGGTTCATTATGTTGGAGTGGAAGTGCTGGATATAAATGATCATGCTCCCACTTTCCCggaggaagagaaaatgttAGAGATATCAGAATCAGTGTTACCGGGAGCACGTATTCCCTTAGAAGCCGCACGAGACCCAGACGGTGGTCCTTTCTCCATTCAGCAGTATAAACTCAGCCCCAATGACCACTTCCGTTTGGAAGTTAAAGATATGGGAGAAGATGGTAAAATACCAGTATTAATTGTGCAGAAATCACTGGATAGGGAGGCAGCTGAAAGTCACTCATTAGTGCTGACAGCTCTGGATGGAGGGAAACCTCCGAAATCGGGCGAGATGAATATTATAGTTAATGTTTTGGATGTTAATGATAATGCTCctgttttcagtaaaaatgtttattctgtGATGCTGGATGAAAATGCTCCAGTTGGTACAACAGTCATTCAAGTGAATGCAAGTGATTTAGATGAAGGCCCAAATGGAGAAGTAGTTTACTCATTCAGCAACAGTGTAAATCGTAAATTCTTAAAGCTTTTTGAAATAAACCCATCAACAGGGGAGATAACTGTGAAAAGTTTAATAGACTATGAAGAGAAGGACAAATATGAGATTGAAGTTGAAGCATCAGATAAAGGTCTGGCTCCACTGGCTACACAGAAAAGCATCATTATTAAGATAGTTGACGTGAATGATAATGCTCCAGAGATTGAAGTTacctcattttcaaacttcatCCCTGAAGATTCCAGACCAGGAACCACAGTTGCTCTAATCAGTGTGAATGACTTGGACTCTGGTCTCAATGGAAAAGTTATTTGTGCTTTAAATGAGGGTGCGCACTTTGCTTTATCACCATCCTTACAagacaaaatgtattcattagtCACTAAATCTcctctggacagagagaaacagtcaCATTATGAGCTGACAATAACTGCTAAAGACGCTGGTCAACCTCCATTATCATCTGAAAAGACAATAAGTGTTGTGGTGTCagatgtgaatgacaacagTCCAGAGTTTTCACTGAGTCCCTATACTTTCTATGTCACAGAGGGAAACAATCCAGgagcctctgtgttttctgttaaagcTTTTGATCGTGATGAGAGCGACAATGCTCTTATTTCCTATCATATTCTCAGAGATGGAAGCCAAGAGAATAAACTGACttcatttctcaacataaacaGTGAAAACGGAGACATTTTGGCCCTAAaaagttttgactttgagaCTCTGAAAACGTTCCAGTTCCAAGTTGTTGCCTCAGATTCTGGAACTCCGTCGCTGAGCAGCAACGTCACAGTGAACGTGTTCATTCTGGATCAGAACGACAACGCTCCAGTCATCCTGTATCCATCCAGCTCCAACGGTtctgctgaaggtgtggaggagaTTCCCCGCAATGTGAACGCAGGACATTTGGTGACTAAAGTCAGAGCCTATGACGCTGATATAGGATATAACGGCTGGttactgttttcactgcaggaagTTACTGACCACAGTCTCTTTGCTTTGGACCGCTATACAGGACAGATCAGAACACTTCGCTcgttcacagagacagacgaggcTGAGCATAAACTGCTCATACTGGTCAAAGACAACGGGAACGTTTCACTGTCAGCAACAGCTACTGTCATTGTCAAACTGGTGGAGCCCAAAGAGGCTTTTGCAGCTTCTGACGTAAAAAGTGCAGCAAAAGATGACGAGGAGAATAATGTGACTTTTTACCTGATGATAACTTTGGGCTCagtttctgtactttttctcaTCAGCATCATCGTGCTGATTGCAATGCAGTGCTCCAAAACCACAGACTATACTTCTAAATATCTCCAGGAGACTAACTATGACGGGACACTGTGTCACAGCATCCAGTACAGATCTGGAGACAAACGGTACATGTTAGTGGGACCCAGGATGAGTATAGGATCTACTATAGTCCCGGGCAGCAACGCCAATACACTAGTGCTCCCTGACAGGAGGAGAGCTTCTGCAGAG AATTCAGGACTCAAGGGTTGA